The following are encoded in a window of Anopheles stephensi strain Indian chromosome X, UCI_ANSTEP_V1.0, whole genome shotgun sequence genomic DNA:
- the LOC118504298 gene encoding uncharacterized protein LOC118504298, whose translation MTSAPSSSIHSRAEQVQASSGQWATRRARRCSADGVGLDTLALERFRASLVHRDRGFTVGRTCEPASDQTIDERTIDASASAVLQRTINAPADGNDQPQQSNTLNPDRSSSGSSTGTLSTLSSWTSGSEGTQGKPARELGRSISVPSGGRALERNNFLDNLCASLLPASGDVLRARYMMAEPGKQSEQPAPGQSETVIRRSVPGRRNLVSMSSVVEEVVLTKVGNAQGRPPTGKRSFSAMQDASAKAPDASPNAGPSAHGKEEDADDLPPTSSELANTVEPPYQSRRTLKYYTRRYRTSINYNS comes from the coding sequence CAGCACCTTCATCCAGCATCCATTCCCGTGCCGAGCAAGTGCAAGCAAGTTCGGGACAGTGGGCCACGCGACGGGCTAGGCGCTGTTCGGCGGACGGCGTTGGTCTGGATACGCTTGCGCTCGAACGCTTCCGAGCGTCGCTGGTGCATCGAGACCGGGGGTTTACCGTGGGCCGAACGTGCGAGCCAGCATCCGACCAAACCATTGACGAACGGACGATCGACGCGAGTGCATCAGCAGTGCTCCAGCGAACAATCAACGCGCCAGCGGACGGCAACGATCAACCGCAGCAAAGCAACACTCTCAATCCTGACCGCTCGTCGTCCGGCAGCTCGACCGGGACACTGTCAACGCTCTCCTCCTGGACATCGGGATCGGAAGGTACGCAAGGCAAACCTGCGCGTGAGCTGGGACGATCCATCTCCGTACCGAGTGGTGGCCGTGCGCTGGAACGTAACAACTTCCTGGACAACCTGTGTGCTTCACTGCTGCCCGCATCCGGTGACGTACTGAGGGCACGGTACATGATGGCGGAACCTGGCAAGCAGAGCGAACAGCCAGCACCCGGTCAGAGTGAGACGGTGATTAGGCGCAGTGTACCGGGGCGTCGTAATCTGGTCAGCATGTCCAGCGTGGTGGAGGAGGTGGTGCTCACCAAGGTCGGCAACGCACAAGGTCGTCCACCGACGGGCAAGCGTTCGTTCAGCGCTATGCAGGACGCTTCGGCAAAGGCTCCGGACGCATCGCCGAACGCTGGACCGTCAGCTCACGGTAAGGAGGAGGATGCGGACGATCTTCCGCCAACTTCGTCCGAGTTGGCCAACACCGTCGAGCCACCGTACCAGAGCCGTCGCACGCTGAAGTACTACACGCGCCGCTATCGCACGTCCATCAACTACAACTCCTAG